The sequence GTTTGCCCTTATTTTGATTTACTTGGTACTTTCCGCACAATTTGAAAGCTTCACGGATCCGCTGACCATCATGATCACGGTGCCCTTGGCCCTGTTTGGTGCCTTACTGTCCTTATGGCTTGGCGGCTATACCTTGAACATCTTCAGTCAAATCGGCATCATCATGCTCATCGGTTTGGTGACGAAAAACGGGATCCTCATCGTGGAATTTGCCAATCAGCGCAAAGCACACGGCCTGGAAGTGGATGAAGCCATCATTGGCGCAGCTGTGGCCCGGTTCCGTCCGATCTTGATGACCAGCCTTTCCACGATTTTGGGAATATTGCCCATTGCCCTGGCTTTGGGCGCAGGAGCAGAAAGCCGAAGTCCGATGGGCGTAGCGGTCATTGGCGGACTGGTATTATCCACCATTTTGACGCTATTTGTCATCCCGGGCGTTTATACTTATTTGACATCAAAATCATCAAGATTAGCAAGAATATGAGGAAGCAGTGTTTGGTTTTATTGGGCATGATGGCGGCGATATATTCGGCATTTGGACAAGAAGAACTCTCTTTTGAAAAAGCCATTATCAAGGGCTTGGAAAACAACTACGATGTAAAAATTGCCCTTCAGGACAAAAAGGTCACTGAAATCGACAAGAAAATAGGAGTGGGCGCCTTGTTGCCCAGTTTGGACGCTACCTATGGCAGGACGACCAGTACCGAGGACGTAGAGCAGCAGTTTGTCAATGAAAGCACTCCCCGAAACATCGATGGGGCAAAATCCACCGGGGAAAACTTTAACATCAATGCCATCTATGGTTTTCGATATGAGGCGGTAGTCGCTTTAAAGCGTTTGGGAAAGCTCGATGAAATCGGTGAACTGCAGGCCAAAGTGGTCATTGAAAACACCGTGGCGGCCATTTCTGAAGCCTATTACCGACTTGCCACCGAACTGGAGCGCTACGAAGTACTCCAAGAGACCCTTGAGCTCTCCCAGCAGCGGTTGGACATTGCAAAATCCCAATATGAGCTGGGCGGAAGCTCGAAAACCGAATACCTTGCTGCCCAAGTAGATTATAATACGGACAGGTCCATGCTCGTTTCTCAAGAGCAAGTCATCCGGACTGCCCGTATCAATCTGAATGAGCTGATGGCCCTGGATGACACCCAAAATTTCGTCATTACGGACAGCATATTGATCAACAAGGACCTCACATTGGGGCCGTTGGTAGATCAGGCCATGGATCAGAACAAAATGCTTCTGATCAACAGAAGACAGGAGAATGTCGCCTACCTGCAGCTTAAAGAAATCCAAGCCCAACGCCTACCCTACCTTTCTCTGGACGGGAATTACCGCCAGTCCGTCTCCAATTCCGACGCTGGCTTCCTCATCCAGAATAAGCGCGAAGGATACTCCTTTGGGGCTACCATCGGCATTAACCTCTTCAGTGGCTTTACCTTGAACCGCCAAATCCAACGGGCCCGTGTACAGCAAGAAAGCCAAGCCTACATCCTGGACCAATATGAAGTCCAGTTAAAATCGGATATCTATCGGGCTTTTAATGTCTATGAAAACAGCAAGCAACGCCTGGAGATCGAACGACAAAATTACCTTGTAGTAGAGGAAAACACCGACATTGCCTTTGACCGATTTAAAACCGGACTGACAAGCTACTTGGAGTTTAGAGATGCCCAAGTAAACCGGCTCAATGCCGAAAGCCGCCTAATCGATGCGATCTTCAGTACCAAAGTGGCAGAAGTGGAATTGATGCGATTGGCAGGAAAGATCTATTACAAAAGCAATGACGAAGAAATACTGAGGTAACCACCTCCGTTCGACAGCTTATCCGACATCAAAACGTCATGGGGAGATCGTGACATTTTCCCAGATGTCGAGGAAGTGCATGAAAGATTTCATGCTGCCCCGTTTCTCTGGTCTCCTCTGTGGGCTTAAATTACGGGAAGGTTAGCCAGATAGTCATGGCCTCGACGCCGCTCAGCCTGACATGCATATTGATGACTTAATTGCATTGCTAACCGCCTAAAGGGGAACTTCTCCACACGTCGAACCCCTGCCAATGGAAGTGCTCTTAAGATGAGAAACCCACGTTATTCCATGCATTTATAATTTTTATTGTGGATATTCATACGGTATAAACAGCAATCCATATGAAAGTAGAAAAGTATCTGCGCCACTATTTACGTTGTTTATTGCTGGTCATTTCAGTTTCTGCTTCCTCCACCGTCTTCGGCTTCGCACAAGATGGCCCCTTCAGTAATGCAAGGGAAGATAAGTCACGGGATTCTTTGGCCATTGTAAATGCCATCCAGCTGTCACGGGACATTCATCGGAGCAATCATGAGCCAGACACCGAATACCAGGAAGCGGAAAAAGCCATCAGCCTCTCCATAGCGCTCGGTGACACCCTACTGTATGCAAAGGCACTGGATAACCTCGGCTTGATCTACCGCTATCATCAGCGGTACGAAGAGGCCATCCCACTGCATGCCAAGGCCCTTGAGCTGATCACAAAGGAAGACTCCAGCGACATGGAAAAAATGATCTTCGCCAATAACGCCGGAGTGGCCAGCCGCTATGCTGAAGATTTTGACCAAGCGGTATACTTTTACTTGGAAGCCCTAAAGGTGGCTGAAGCCCAAAACGACCTTAGAAACATTGCCATTTCATGTAATGGCTTGGGCAATACCCTGCTCCACCTTCCCGGACGTGAGGAAGATGCATTGGCCTACTTCGAACGCTCGCTGGAGGCAGAGCGAGAACGTAACAATACCCTCGGGATCGCCATGAATTACCTTTCCATTGGCGATTACTATACCGAAAAGCGAGAATTCGACACGGCCAGAAGCTATTTGAACAAGCTTCTAGAGATCAATCAGGCCAGGAAGGACACCTTTGGGCTGGGCATAACCTATGAGTATTTTGGCCAAAATTATTTTCAAGAAGGAAAGGACTTGCAGCAAGCGGCAGCCTACTTTGACCAGTCCAAGGCTTTTTTTGAACACTTGGGAGACCTTCACAAGCAAGCGGACATCGCCAAGCGCCAAGGAGATGTTTACCGGAAATTGGGGAATTTGACCAAAGCCATCCAGCTGTACCATGACGCTTGGAAGCTTGCCGAAAAAATCAAAAACAAAGGCCTGATCAAAGAATGTTCGTATTGGCTATCGGCCATCTATGAGCAGCAAGGCAAATACAGGAAAGCATTGGAATTCCTTACCCTTTCACATCAATACAAGGACAGCGTGGCGCTGATGGATCAGCAAACGCAAATTGCTGCCATCGAAAAGCGATATGCCATTGAAAAAAAGGAGTCACAAATCGAACTGCTGCAAAAAGACAAAGCACTGCAAAATTCAGAGCTGGAAAGTCAACGGGCGGCCTTGAAGAGCCATCAGGTGATCTTCATCCTATTGGCCACATTATTGGTCTTTATTGTGGTGATCGCCTTTATGCAATTCAAAAACATCAAAGCCAAGAAAAGGGCAAATGAGCTCCTTCGTCGTCAAAACAACC comes from Echinicola vietnamensis DSM 17526 and encodes:
- a CDS encoding TolC family protein; translation: MRKQCLVLLGMMAAIYSAFGQEELSFEKAIIKGLENNYDVKIALQDKKVTEIDKKIGVGALLPSLDATYGRTTSTEDVEQQFVNESTPRNIDGAKSTGENFNINAIYGFRYEAVVALKRLGKLDEIGELQAKVVIENTVAAISEAYYRLATELERYEVLQETLELSQQRLDIAKSQYELGGSSKTEYLAAQVDYNTDRSMLVSQEQVIRTARINLNELMALDDTQNFVITDSILINKDLTLGPLVDQAMDQNKMLLINRRQENVAYLQLKEIQAQRLPYLSLDGNYRQSVSNSDAGFLIQNKREGYSFGATIGINLFSGFTLNRQIQRARVQQESQAYILDQYEVQLKSDIYRAFNVYENSKQRLEIERQNYLVVEENTDIAFDRFKTGLTSYLEFRDAQVNRLNAESRLIDAIFSTKVAEVELMRLAGKIYYKSNDEEILR
- a CDS encoding tetratricopeptide repeat protein, with protein sequence MKVEKYLRHYLRCLLLVISVSASSTVFGFAQDGPFSNAREDKSRDSLAIVNAIQLSRDIHRSNHEPDTEYQEAEKAISLSIALGDTLLYAKALDNLGLIYRYHQRYEEAIPLHAKALELITKEDSSDMEKMIFANNAGVASRYAEDFDQAVYFYLEALKVAEAQNDLRNIAISCNGLGNTLLHLPGREEDALAYFERSLEAERERNNTLGIAMNYLSIGDYYTEKREFDTARSYLNKLLEINQARKDTFGLGITYEYFGQNYFQEGKDLQQAAAYFDQSKAFFEHLGDLHKQADIAKRQGDVYRKLGNLTKAIQLYHDAWKLAEKIKNKGLIKECSYWLSAIYEQQGKYRKALEFLTLSHQYKDSVALMDQQTQIAAIEKRYAIEKKESQIELLQKDKALQNSELESQRAALKSHQVIFILLATLLVFIVVIAFMQFKNIKAKKRANELLRRQNNQIKAQRDEIKNVNQQLEATFEELIQEQKNTEEKRIKLLESKFENRIQSLAIQSLESQMNPHFLFNGMNAVRWLVMKNKNEEAKEYIDTFARLLRMSLTNNRKKSITLDEELQSTALYLKIEQLRFDSEFNYHINISPKVNPKMVKVPPKILQPLVENAIKHGLLPSRKSPKTLDIKVNQTDDGVLVEVLDNGRGFSKSKESFIEPRPDGTHLGLKLIEERLVIFNQQHEGQVTFSIAPRNPHGDEVTGTSATIHIVLESALNTTS